In the genome of Apteryx mantelli isolate bAptMan1 chromosome 35, bAptMan1.hap1, whole genome shotgun sequence, the window GTCCTAAGCTCCTTGCCTTgaacattcaaaatatttacagaCCCCTGCTGCTGGCAAGAATGGCGCACACACACTCAAGGAGAACATAATGCTTTGCTTTATATGCACAATTGAGAGAGATTCACAAACACAGGGGCACAATCAGTGCTGTGCCATCATCTGTGTTTCCCTTAGCAAGAAAAGCACATTATGAGGTGGAAAAATAACGCTGGAAGTGATCCCAGGGCAGAACTCATCGCAGCAAGCAAACTAGCCATCAGCCAGCAATTGCTGCCAGGGCAATCGCGCCACCTCGGACAAACAGGTCAGGCCTGCGAGCATGATCCTATGGTGTCCGATAGCTCATCTCCCCTGGGAGGGAGGATGGGGCGGCGATGGTAAGCACAGAGCCCAAGGATCCTGGTTCCTCACCTGGATGACTTGTTTGTAATAGGAACAGCCTTGTCTGCAGTATCAAGTGCAGGAAAGCTGAGCTCTGAGCAAAGAGAGCCTGCAGGGAGGACGGGGGAacacagagctgggcagggaatggGCTAGAGGACAGCAGCGTGTTCGACCTTGCAAAATACGTGCCAATAGGGGATTTGAGTGTTGGCTATAAATACGCAGGGGAATCACTGAGGTGGGGGGAAGGTCTGTGGAAGTGAAATGCCATTCTTGCAGCAACGTCCAAGAATAAACTTGCCACAAATGAGCTAATAAAAATTCAGCCACTGCTTGCAGACATCATCCTTCGAGGCTCAGGTGAAGCATCTGGTTCCCCCAGCCTGGCCCTCCCTGATCTGACTGGTCTCATTTGCAACCTCCCACCACGCTGCATGGACGATCTCACCTCTCCTCCATTGGCATATTCCATGACAAAGCACAGGCGATCGTTTGTCTGGAAGGCGTATTTCAGTGCCTGCAACAGAAAAAGTCTCCGAGAAACTGCACCAGAGGGCTGCATGGCTTTGCATTTCTAGAGGTACCGTAAAGAGGAAAGTGTGGTTATGCGGGCTGCAGCTCTGGCAGCTCGCCAGCAGTCGGGAGGATAAATGGAGGAAGCGCGCTCTATACTTGCCCTGCTCTAGCACTCTCCTCCTAAGCATTAGCTGCCGGAAGCCACTGTCAGACCTGGGACGCTGAGCAAACAGGACCTTTGGTCCGATCAAAGTCTGGGTGCTCTCCAGGGCAGAAGGACCATAGCAAAGCCAGAGCTGCATTTAAATTCCTGCCACTTCCCCAGTGGCCCTCGAGAGTCTCCTGACAGTGGTGGGCAGGGCTCCCTCCGTATAAGGGACTGAATCACACCTTGCACAGGAGAGGGCCTCCTTCTAATGGCTGTCAGCAAGGGGCCCAGCGTAGAGACATTTTCTGCAAGCTGGAGGCCTAACAGATCATATCCCAAAGGCCTCACACAGAGAACAAGAgctgagggctgctcacagccaGACCACACTGTCAAAGAAGGCATGACATCAAAAAGGGTCTTTTCAGGCCAAGCCAGACATCCTAGTGCgcttcctctccctgctctggGGATGGCATTTGTGAGACGTGGGCCCTCGCTCCCTCAAGGCCACCGGACCACAAGCCATGCTTACCGTCAGGAACGGGTGCCGGGTGTTCTGCAGCACTCTGCTCTCTGTAACTGTGTGCGCCACTTCATCCTGTACGAGGAAGGGGCAAAGGGAAGAGAAACTGAGGGCTGCACCTTTCCATTTAAAGCTACTCAACCCCCCATTTCTGGGAAATCAGAGAATTCACAGTAGCATAGCCGATACATCAGCTGCTAAACATTCCAGTGATGACCAGAAGAAATCAGTACTGGGATGAGAACACCATCCACAACTGGGTAAAGTGTTAAAGCCCTGATATCTGCCCAAGCAGTCTGAATCACTGCCGTGCGTACGTAACCGAAAGGGAATGTCTCCACAGCACAGTCAGCGCTGGTGACCAGCCCCAGGCTCAGCCCGGACAAGGGGCCAACCTTTGCACAGAGAAACCCTGCCCCATCTTTGTCCCCCACCTCGCGTCTGTggcatgccctgcagccctctgtgccGCGGAGCTCTGAGATTCTTTCCGAGTCAACTGGATCAGCTGCAGGAGAATGCATGCGTCCTTGCAGCAGAAGGGCACCAAATCCCCACTGCTAGCCCCGCATCAAACCTCCAAGCGCAGGTCTCGTCTTTGCCTTTCTGAATAGTTAAGGGGACTGCAAAAGGCTCGGGTAGGAGCCCAAGTTAACTACATGGCAATGCACCCCAGATAAAGGTGAgcgaatgaaaaaaaaaaaccacaagagaGCCATACACAAAACAGAACGTGCAATGTTACCTAACTGTACATTACAACACACGCTCGCAGTTTTGAAATAAGAATAGTTCTTGGAATCCCCTGACATTTATAACAAATCATGAGCTGGCAATCATTTGGCATCTTAGGAAACATGTTTTGAAAGCGATCCCCTAAGCCCCACCAACTCCAAACTCtcctccacccccagcctttgctcGACACATACTTTCGCAATGATGACCTCTTTCCGTAGGATCTTCATCGCGTAATAGCGTCCAGTGGCCTTTTCCCGCACTAAGATGACTTTGCCAAAGGtgccttttcccaggagcttCAGGTAATCAAAATCATTCATAGTCTGGGGAGAAAGACAAGATGGAGATGAGAGTTCACAGTGTGGGCAAATGGGATCTGAGACAGGACAGTTCTCACAAGCTGTTCAGTTGAAAACTCAGATCTATTTCACCCCCAATTATCACGGTAACGGAGTTAGGAAAGAACACCACCAGGCTGAGGTTTGTCCCCCGGAAAGACAGCACCAGGCCCAGGCCAAAACTGAACAGAAGCGGCACCTCAGTCCCTTGGTGCTGAGACGCACACCAGCACTGCACAGTAGTAGTCTCTCCCTCGTCATTTGGTCACCATCACCTCCCAGTATGGAGCAATCGCACAGGTTCTCGCTTGCTCCTGTGCCAACAACGTGACAACCTGCTCCACAGCCGGCTACAGCAGGAGCAGGCTTCGTGCCAAGAGCGTATTCAGGACAGCAGAAGTGTAAAGAAGGACGGCTGCAGATCACGTCACCCACTCCCACCTCCCACCCTCCAGCCTGTGGGGTTCCAGCTCACCTTCCCTGAACGAGGGCCCTGGATTAGCAGGGTTGTTCCAGACAAGGCCTCCTTGGGGCCTCTGTGCACTCACAGCCGTACTTCAGGAACTCCCAGGtgtgggtttgtttatttttccaggCTGACTCAGGGGCAAAgcacccactggaggcatcccaccacccctccccaaaaaagggCCTTGCTCTGGGTGTCTTACTGCTTTTGCACGTGTTTTGCTCACTGCCACTTCCATCTCCTCAGCTCCCGTGCTGTCATTAGGGGAACCACACTTATAATCCATCGTGTCTACTTCCGGCTCCTGGTTCTTTAAGCTGTTTGCTACAGTCTGAATGGCTCGCATCCACTCTTCTCTAAGGAGAAAACGGACTCAGTAAGGCACTGCTGCACTCTGCTCGCTGTAGTGCGGACATCAGCTTGGGGAGGGCATGGGACGGGGAGGTGCTGAGGATCAGGTCACTACAAGGAGAACCGCACCCTCCCTTCAGCCTTCTGCAGCAGGTAGATGGATTCGCAGCCAACAGATTTCAGGGCCCAGAGCCCTTCCTGGGCTACAGCCAACACAATACGCTATTTGTCACTTCCATGGATTTTGTAATTAACAGAgaaaccattctttttttttttttcctcccctaaagGTTGGGTGGCACATAACGCCCTCTTCCTAGGGCGAGGACACCTTGTTCCCAAAGGAAGGAGCCGTTCTGACTACTCTCTgcatggggaggaagagagggagccCACAGGAGAAGCGTGGGAGCCTGATGCCCAGAGTCCCTGGGGAAAGGAGCCCTGCTTCCTACCCACCCACGGGCAGAGCTGTGCCTACCGCTCTTCCGGAGAGTCCACGTGAAAGGTCCTTTCGATGACTGTTGTCCACTGCAAGCATCGAATGACAAAAGTGTTGGGCCGGGGCCGCTCTGTCTTCATCAGCTGGCACTCTGGGAAGGGGAAGAGGCAGGGGGTTGGTTTGGGACCAAAGAGACCATGCCCTCCCCCCAACTCCAGGGAGCAGGTCCCCTGAGGACATCAGAGCTGCAAACACCACCCAGCCAACCCTTCTGACCTCTCAGGAGTCTCTGGTCAGCACCGGCTTGTCACTACGCGCTCACGCGCATCGAGAGCGCTGAACACAGCTGCACCAGATGGGCTGACGTACCTGCTACTGAGAAGTTGTTCAGCGGTGGCAAGCTGTGATCGGACGTCTCGGGCCTCTCCTTGTAGCCGATGAAGGAACCAtcacttttcagcaggaaatACCTGGGGCGCCACGTTTTAATGTATTCTCCTGCAACAGAGGAGAGGTGGGCCAAGGTGACCGCCTGCCCCAGCCACTGAAACACTTCCCATCGCCGGTGGACGGAGGCGCTGCTCCAGAAAGGTGGGAACTGCCGCTCTGCTCTCTCTCTGCCTGTGTCATTCACAGCCATGGGCTGGTTCAGGGACAACCACGGCCACGTGTTCTCGCCCCCTGctcatgcacagcactgctcaggTGCATTCCAGTGACTCTGGATTCTCTCTGAACGACTTGAAAGACCATTAAAAAAGAACCCATGTGTTCTCCAAGTCCTGCAGCCCAAGCATCCACCCCTGAGGAGCtggcggagggagggggggggtgttGCAAGGGCCTTCGACAACTGGAGGAGACACTGTACAAGAAGGACCCTCCCCACCACGAGCGTACAGGTGGTGCCACTGCTGAGAGAACCTTGATAGTGAATTAGGTGACTATTTTCCTTTATGTTATTTGGAAATAATGGACATCCTTATGCTATTTCCAACCCTTGGAACTCCCCATAAAGCTGCTAACTACTGCTACTTAAAAGAGGcatgaaaaggaagcaaaagcaggcTTAAGTGTTAGGTTAGATCAAAGAAGAGCAGATCGCAGGATTCAcactctgggccccttttccTGGCAGCTGTGGGCTTGCAATAAGGGGTGCAGCACAGAGCACAGCTTTGCACTTCCCCAGGCCTTCTCTGAAAGCTCCAAAATCATCCCAAACCAGCCTCTGTAGAGCGCTGCAGCAAGGCAAGGCTGCTGGCAACTCAGCACAGCATTGCAGGTACAGAAATAGCATCGAACAGAGGCCTGGCTTCACCCCCTCGCCTTCCCCTCCTGCTGTTGGCTATATTCGTCTGCAGAAAGGAGGAATCCGCTAGCCCCCCGGGGCACAGAGAACACGGACACGGGTCTATGTGACTAGGCTGCTGGGGAAGCGGGCTGGAGaaagccagctggaggaagacagCTTTTAGACCTGCCGCTCTGCCAGCTCCTTTTGCAAAACACCCtcagcaaggaaaggaaaaatagagCCACCTTCAACATTGCTAAAAATAAAGCCCCACACGCACGCAGCTGCCACAATGCCTCGGTGCTCCCAATATTCCGCGAACACTAAAAATAAAAGGTCTATCCGGGGGTCTCATCAGGGATGCAGGGCAGCGTGCCACAGCGCAAGCTGTACCCGGGCTTGTGTGAAACGCGGCTGCTGCTTGCGCCGTTTCACCAGCCGCCGCTCTGCGGGCTGCGTTACAAGCCACACCTCCGGGCAGGCGAAAAGGTCTGCAGGAACACGGGGGGACTGTCTTCTGGGTTCCCACACCTAAGGCAAAAAACGCTGCTGGAGGATTTGCTCGCGGCATGGACCAGACCTTGCCAAACACTGACACAGCAGAGATGCTCCTTGCGCCGAGCCGCCAGGCTGAGCCAGGAGCAGATGAAAGCTTCCTCCAAACACCACTTCAGCCAAAGGAAAGGCTTCccaggctttggatcaggccctggaTACCAGGCAGCAAGGCTCTGGCACATCGGCCAGCTCGCAGAGCCTGGAAGGGAAGCCATGCGGTGCTGCAGGCTGCCCCTTTCCTGTCTATCCATGGCATCCCAACGTGCTTGAGCTGCCTTCCACATGCCCTGTTCgggggagggaagggatggaTTTgcctggggggagaggggagcccCCTGCACTTGCGCTTGTGAAAGGTTAAATCACCGGTAACTTGAAACCGGAGCTCTCCTTTTCCAGTGGCAGCTGCAGTACAGGATTCCCCGCGGTGACCTGGGCTTGGAGGGGTGCCACCGCCGAGGCAAAGCTGCCTTCCCAGCTCGCTGGAAAGCCGGCCAGGCCTCAGGGAAGCGGCGTCCTAGCTCTCGCGCACCGGGGGGATTCAGCCTTACCTCTCTTgtgcagccagccctccttgaTGACCGAGACTTCGTTCATGATGGTGCCACAGGCTCTCGCCTCCTTTCCGCGGCAGGACCTGGGAACCAGCTAATGCCACCGGCTGCAGGAGGAGCGGTGCAAGTAGGCACAACCTGCGGGAGAAAAGACGCGCTTGCAAGATCTGACCACAGCCCGGGTGCAGCCAGCAAAGCTCCTCCAGGGTTTCACCAGCTTCTGCCTGCCCTTCTGTCCTTTCAACGGCAAGATGAAGCTGCTGCTTCAAACTTGGGAAGTGCTTTCCAGTCAGCTCCGTGCCAAGAGCAGCTGCACCGGATGGTAGGGGAGCACGGGATGCCTGGATTCACGCCGGCACTGCCAGACCCCCCCCCCGCTCTTCTTGCACGGCAGGGATGTACCCCGAGAGATGCTCTCCTGCCCAGGAGATCTTCTGCAGCGACAGCACAGGTGGGAGGACTTATGCAGGGCCTCACCTGGACACGCAGGTATGCGCCAAGTCTGCACACGTTTCTGCACGAGCCCACAGCGAGGCAGCGGCTCTCACGCTGGCAAGGGGAGGCAGCCAGCTTCAGCACGAAGCCACCCCCACGCGACGATTAAGAACTCCCCCACTGCAGCAGAGCCGGTTTCCATAAACACAAGTCAAAAATAACCAGGCGGCACGTCTACAAATGCACCTGGAGATGAAAGGATGGATGTGGAGCCCCTGGACTCCGGCTATCTGCTCAGAACCGCCTAGGTGTTTACACCTCTATTTTAAATGTCCCCTTCACCCTTATCTGGCCACAACACTGTGCGCTACCATCACAAATGATAGAAAGCCTTGGGAGATAAGAAGCACTAATTGCACATGCTCAGATCAAAGACGCTGCTGGGGAAAACACACGCACACCACAGGCGAGAGCCCTTACAAAACAAACAGCTAGAGAAAGATTAATCGGAGTCACCTGACGGGATTAACTCCTGGGGCAGAGCCAGCCCCAAAATGCTGCCAGAGAGGGACACGGGAGAACGGACTCTGCCCACGGCGCAGCCAGGACGGAGCCGGGGAAAGGGAGCCGAGCGCAGGGAATGCGCCCCGTCCCGGCCGCGCGGTCCCCGCATGCAAGACCACGGCCGGAAGGGATCATCTCCCCAAGGACACGCGTTGGAGCCCGCGGCAAGCTCCCCAGGCAGGAAGCCGTCTCCCAAACGCTCCGGAAAGAGCCCGCAGCTCCATCCCTGGCTCCGAGGCGCAGCACCCCCCTGCTCCAGGGCAGCCCGACTTCCGCCTGGCGGCTTTTTGCGAAGCTGTGGAGAGGGTGGGAAAACGGGGCAGCAGGGCCGCGCTGGGACTCAGCGATCCTGCTCAAACCCATTAAAGGGCGCTTCCCGGGTTGACACGAGGACAAAACGCACGGTGCGTAGCCAAGAAACGGCGTGGGAAGGTAAACACAAGCAGCACCGCAGGCCCACAGGCTTTCCGGCATCTTAATTCGCTGGACACCCAGCGATCGAGCGCAGTGCCACCTCCTCCGGGCTCCCCAAAGTCACCTTGGGCTCGCTCCCGCCGGCCTGCCCGACCCACTCGCTTACACCCGCCCGCGGCTCGAACACAGCACGACACGCAGTGACAGCGGAACAGCCCCTCTCGTCCGGGGACAACCACTCGGGGAACACCCTGCCCACTGCCTGTGTCCTCCCAGCACAGGGGTTCAGGCGTCCGAGCAGCATCCACCCTTGCCTACGCAAACCGAGCCGGCGCTGAAGACGGGAGACTGAGCAAGAGGATGGGAACAACACAGCCAGATTCACAGCGTATGAGCAGGAACGCGAGAGCAGAGATGAACACGCTGTAAGCGCCAAACCACGCTTCCGCGGCACAGTGCTCTCCCGTCAAGCCCGAGCTAGTTCACAGATCCCTCCATAGCTTAGCGCAAGTGCTTTGGATCCGACCCAGTATCCGTAACTCCCAGACCTCCCGACTAATTTAAAACCTCAGTTGTTTCACCTGCAGCTCACTGTCTCCAAACTATTTCCCTGCCTCAAGTCTCACCTTTAAGGCTCCCTCCtcgcacagggctggaggcacaTCCTGCTTCGCCAGTCGCTGCTCTCGCCACCGCCGCGGACGAGGATGTTTCCAAAGGGGACTTATtcagggggaggcggggagaggaagggaagcaaCGGGTGAAATGTCACGGCCTGGCTGTTTGCTCAGGCTCCCGGGAACTGCGAGCGGGAGCAACTGTTGCTGCGGCTGCTCCAGCGAAAAGCTCCGGCCCATTCAGCGAAAGAGCTGCACAGCTCGCCAAGAATTCCTTGGCGTCACA includes:
- the AKT2 gene encoding RAC-beta serine/threonine-protein kinase isoform X2: MNEVSVIKEGWLHKRGEYIKTWRPRYFLLKSDGSFIGYKERPETSDHSLPPLNNFSVAECQLMKTERPRPNTFVIRCLQWTTVIERTFHVDSPEEREEWMRAIQTVANSLKNQEPEVDTMDYKCGSPNDSTGAEEMEVAVSKTRAKATMNDFDYLKLLGKGTFGKVILVREKATGRYYAMKILRKEVIIAKDEVAHTVTESRVLQNTRHPFLTALKYAFQTNDRLCFVMEYANGGELENLMLDKDGHIKITDFGLCKEGITDGATMKTFCGTPEYLAPEVLEDNDYGRAVDWWGLGVVMYEMMCGRLPFYNQDHERLFELILMEEIRFPRTLSPEAKSLLAGLLKKDPKQRLGGGPNDAKEVMEHRFFAAINWQDVVQKKLVPPFKPQVTSEIDTRYFDDEFTAQSITITPPDRYDNMGSLESDQRTHFPQFSYSASIRE